From a single Sphingosinicellaceae bacterium genomic region:
- a CDS encoding filamentous hemagglutinin N-terminal domain-containing protein — MLLVRTAMSSVLRTAMGGAALWGMPANALPITTPTTTVNTGGTLPVLTNAGAVQTIKLNAPRTVLQYSGFTVATGETVNFRFDSRSDLAVVHSTSSAIQIDGTLNSFVGAGSTYGGNVWLLSAAGVFFGAGARVDVGGLLASTSIPTDLLDGNGLVRPNSAVLTPTTLAFDFGDGAGAVTVAGGAQITGHGGTLAFIAPSVTTGKGAVIGGASGSVGNTAVLYGAAQAYTVRFMQEASNDLDLLDFEVPGLTAGSTAALPLQLAGTTAAGNVYIASVSRADAVRAVLDAQGDIGAVSAGLEGGTIVLTAGGGIANRAAAPLFTDGINRQDISATGAISAAHDVTVTATGDINLPGTVTAGGSIRLRGLNVSATSLTAGEDIVVRGGDEVGSTAGSGYGYGYGGHYQAEGGQLQIASATAGDDVLGTTWNGDTEFGSVKLAGTGGDLAGDPLGILDAAGDGHRLRLTTTGDSGDVYLGRDGEFRGGQSSPSFAFENPIDTLDIGTNGVVSLDAIGAVGVTLLGNATIHDAVARQGLATFGATAAINVGTVTAVGGIGVEGTSASVGTATTSLDENGNGLIVVHGLTSASIANANAATDVLVVADNGNASVGVAHAGDDVIIRAYGGSASLASATVGVSIGEGSEAPDHNANEYSFGEGGLVTLFPGRSFDFDGNGRVIDIAAETSAFAPVFNLLPPPPAPGAGDVFLGLGTGTISGAEHVFLDAGHDIVVDLIGAPTVDEAFAGHDISAVADAIVINDLEAGGSASVTARSGDAHVDYVATALDLSLVAANGLAHMGDAHVGQDFLLSGKTVELGSLTGYSNPGYGYGCYGYGGNGSITPTRDITILASAGGFTYDQSLTATRDLTINVSGDLLVSQLDLEQPAAVLTAGDDVRLHGATVTVDTIDTTGTGPDTEADGSNIVVGGGAVTVYQAASANDILVDSPGLVELGTGFFATAANDIIIHAADIEYGALDAGRDLKLTATAGTLTVKGFGTSELSSGRDVLIDVSGDLVAGSLAAVRDLTLAAATITVQADAENAGTVIAGRDLTATARTGALVITDAEAGDDVHLAGLTIDVDTVRSTGTGGDSEGDGSNIFANGGTVTLEQAVAATDIQVVGTGVVTVGTGAAGEQIGSVGDYFAQAAQDILITGASVLVGPLDAGRDVGLTATTGGIEALDSIFAGRDVHANAAGAGSFGGFVSAGQDIGLTALTLEAVDLDAERDITATAGSIDIGSASSRRDILVTATSGDAHVGSAEVKRDLTVLAALGLAAVGDAQVGGNLLMTGKNVSLGSLDGYTDSGYGGNGYGGYGYGGEGGYGYGGTFTLTQNATLTATAGNVFGDASLFVANDVLLSATGNIVLGDIGAGNDVIATAGGALELGAVSGGRDVRLEGGTLATGGIDAGRDLSLTTTASGITVGDLTAVRDLTLDAFADLNAGNVGAGRDLVLAGANVTAVNATAGGDVTATARTGTLTLATVSAGDDARLDGVTLALGQVTATGLGSDSEADGFNIVLTGGTIGASQLSAATDIDVIGTGAVILGQATAGQDVTVAGATVDEALQLSGRDVSVTSGGAFTATAGLNATRDLHLTAGTTLDYATLTAARDLFLTGASVTGGSATATRDLTVMATLGITGDLFQAGRNLVLDPNQPIVAGTAIAGGNATLIGSSIGVGTLTVGGTTFAQATAGGISFATFHGTGDAVLIATGKVDLGDVTAAALRIVGGDLDVRNSLVASTLAVETPGNMIIGGTAGQGETGFRLAAADMARLKVSGIASFYAGVTTAANDGQVADGNLTIQDFGYNPADLPRIAFFADRSHIVDVTGHVLPTTNGGAVQIGDSNVNGRFRPASIYVSGGLGSAELVANCFGKIVGLASLSMFAVNDIIFGAADFRGVIQSTDAGAIDLGAGAPGVPAGPADDRLFVVSARFNVDAGGKIVSQNTASRTGEYAGMFITGIGAAGQTVSVGNARAIDLSGSFVDGTNALRSGPTAAKDNELGPGGVNGGVFRFNGCIVGGGDCTGQPGANPSEALRIEAYQTPRPVDITDGPLTTVLVIDQQLDGLDVLTVDNDGNVIVIKKKPGQ; from the coding sequence ATGTTGCTGGTCCGCACTGCAATGAGCAGCGTGCTGCGCACCGCGATGGGCGGTGCGGCGTTGTGGGGGATGCCGGCCAACGCGCTGCCCATTACAACGCCGACGACGACGGTCAACACCGGCGGCACCCTGCCGGTCCTGACCAACGCCGGTGCGGTCCAGACGATCAAGCTCAACGCGCCGCGGACCGTGCTCCAGTACAGCGGCTTCACGGTCGCGACCGGCGAAACGGTCAATTTCCGCTTCGACAGCCGCAGCGACCTCGCGGTCGTCCACAGCACCAGCAGCGCGATCCAGATCGACGGTACGCTGAACAGCTTCGTCGGCGCCGGCTCGACCTACGGCGGCAACGTCTGGCTGCTGTCGGCGGCGGGCGTATTCTTCGGGGCGGGCGCGCGGGTCGATGTCGGCGGGCTGCTGGCCAGCACCTCGATCCCGACCGACCTGCTCGATGGTAACGGCTTGGTAAGGCCCAATAGCGCGGTCCTGACGCCCACGACGCTGGCCTTCGACTTCGGCGACGGTGCCGGCGCGGTCACGGTGGCGGGCGGCGCACAGATCACCGGCCACGGCGGCACGCTGGCGTTCATCGCGCCGAGCGTCACCACCGGCAAAGGCGCGGTCATCGGCGGGGCCAGCGGCAGCGTCGGCAACACCGCGGTGCTGTACGGCGCGGCGCAAGCGTACACGGTGCGCTTCATGCAGGAGGCCAGCAACGACCTCGACCTGCTAGACTTCGAAGTCCCCGGCCTGACCGCGGGCAGCACTGCGGCGCTGCCGCTCCAGCTCGCGGGGACCACCGCTGCGGGCAACGTCTATATCGCCAGCGTCAGCCGCGCCGATGCGGTCCGTGCCGTGCTCGACGCCCAGGGTGACATCGGCGCCGTGAGTGCCGGGCTCGAGGGCGGGACGATCGTGCTGACCGCGGGCGGCGGCATCGCCAACCGCGCCGCCGCGCCGCTGTTCACCGACGGCATCAACCGCCAGGACATCAGCGCGACCGGCGCAATCAGCGCCGCGCACGACGTCACCGTCACCGCGACCGGCGACATCAACCTGCCGGGGACCGTCACCGCCGGCGGCTCGATTCGCCTACGCGGCCTCAACGTCAGTGCCACCAGCCTGACCGCGGGCGAGGACATCGTGGTCCGCGGCGGCGACGAGGTCGGCAGCACCGCCGGCAGCGGCTATGGCTATGGATACGGGGGACACTATCAAGCCGAGGGCGGCCAGCTCCAGATCGCCTCGGCGACCGCCGGCGACGACGTGCTCGGGACGACCTGGAACGGCGATACCGAGTTCGGCTCGGTCAAGCTTGCCGGCACCGGCGGCGACCTCGCGGGCGATCCGCTCGGCATCCTCGATGCGGCTGGCGACGGACACCGGCTGCGGCTGACCACGACCGGCGATAGCGGCGACGTCTACCTCGGCCGCGACGGCGAATTCCGCGGCGGCCAGAGCAGCCCGAGCTTCGCCTTCGAGAACCCGATCGACACCCTCGACATTGGCACCAACGGAGTCGTCAGCCTCGACGCGATCGGCGCCGTCGGCGTCACCCTGCTCGGCAACGCGACCATCCACGACGCCGTCGCGCGCCAGGGCCTGGCAACGTTCGGCGCGACGGCTGCGATCAACGTCGGCACCGTGACCGCGGTCGGCGGCATCGGCGTCGAGGGCACGAGCGCCAGCGTCGGCACCGCTACGACGTCCCTGGATGAAAACGGCAACGGGCTGATCGTCGTCCACGGCCTGACGTCCGCATCGATCGCCAACGCCAACGCCGCGACCGACGTCCTCGTTGTCGCCGACAATGGCAACGCCAGCGTCGGCGTCGCGCACGCCGGCGACGACGTCATCATCCGCGCTTATGGGGGCAGCGCGTCGCTGGCATCGGCGACGGTCGGCGTGTCCATTGGCGAGGGCAGCGAGGCCCCCGATCACAACGCCAACGAGTATTCGTTCGGCGAGGGCGGCTTGGTCACGCTGTTCCCGGGCCGCAGCTTCGACTTCGACGGCAACGGCCGGGTCATCGACATCGCGGCCGAGACCAGCGCGTTCGCTCCGGTCTTCAACCTGCTGCCACCGCCGCCCGCACCCGGCGCCGGCGACGTCTTCCTCGGCCTCGGCACCGGCACGATCAGCGGCGCGGAGCACGTCTTCCTCGATGCCGGTCACGATATCGTCGTCGACCTCATCGGTGCGCCAACCGTCGACGAAGCGTTCGCCGGCCACGACATCAGCGCCGTCGCCGACGCGATCGTTATAAACGACCTCGAGGCCGGCGGCAGCGCCAGCGTCACCGCGCGCTCCGGCGATGCCCACGTCGACTACGTCGCGACCGCGCTCGACCTCAGCCTTGTCGCCGCGAACGGCCTCGCGCACATGGGGGACGCCCATGTGGGCCAGGACTTCCTGCTCAGCGGCAAGACCGTCGAGCTCGGCAGCCTCACCGGCTATTCGAACCCCGGCTATGGCTATGGTTGCTATGGCTATGGCGGCAACGGCTCGATCACGCCGACCCGCGATATCACCATCCTCGCGAGCGCGGGTGGCTTTACCTACGACCAGTCGCTGACCGCGACGCGCGACCTGACGATCAACGTCAGTGGCGATCTTTTGGTCTCGCAGCTCGATCTCGAGCAGCCGGCCGCCGTCCTGACCGCGGGCGACGACGTCCGCCTGCACGGCGCGACGGTCACCGTCGACACCATCGACACCACCGGAACCGGCCCCGATACGGAGGCCGACGGCAGCAACATCGTCGTCGGCGGTGGTGCGGTCACCGTCTACCAGGCCGCCTCGGCGAACGACATTCTGGTCGACAGCCCCGGGCTGGTGGAGCTCGGCACCGGCTTCTTCGCGACCGCCGCGAACGACATCATCATCCATGCCGCCGATATCGAATACGGCGCGCTCGACGCCGGCCGCGACCTCAAGCTGACCGCGACCGCGGGCACGCTGACCGTCAAGGGCTTCGGGACCAGTGAGCTGTCGTCAGGCCGCGACGTGCTGATCGACGTCAGCGGCGACCTCGTCGCGGGCAGCCTCGCAGCGGTCCGCGACCTGACGCTGGCGGCCGCGACCATCACCGTGCAGGCCGACGCCGAGAACGCGGGTACGGTCATCGCCGGGCGCGACCTGACCGCAACCGCACGCACCGGCGCGCTGGTCATCACCGATGCCGAGGCGGGCGACGACGTTCACCTGGCCGGCCTGACGATCGACGTCGACACGGTCCGCTCCACCGGCACTGGGGGCGACAGCGAAGGCGACGGCTCCAACATCTTCGCGAACGGCGGCACCGTAACCCTCGAGCAGGCGGTCGCGGCGACCGACATCCAGGTCGTCGGCACCGGGGTCGTCACCGTCGGCACCGGTGCCGCGGGCGAGCAGATCGGCAGCGTTGGCGATTATTTCGCGCAGGCCGCGCAGGATATCCTGATCACCGGCGCGTCGGTGCTGGTCGGACCGCTCGATGCCGGCCGCGATGTCGGCCTGACCGCCACCACGGGCGGTATCGAAGCGCTCGATTCGATCTTCGCAGGCCGCGACGTCCACGCCAATGCTGCCGGCGCAGGCTCGTTCGGCGGCTTCGTCTCGGCCGGGCAGGACATCGGGCTGACGGCCCTGACCCTCGAAGCCGTCGACCTCGATGCCGAGCGCGACATCACCGCGACTGCGGGCAGCATCGACATCGGGTCCGCATCATCGCGGCGCGACATCCTCGTCACCGCGACCAGCGGCGACGCCCACGTCGGCAGCGCCGAGGTCAAGCGCGACCTGACCGTCCTCGCGGCGCTCGGGCTGGCGGCCGTCGGCGATGCACAAGTCGGCGGCAACCTGCTGATGACCGGCAAGAACGTCTCGCTCGGCAGCCTCGATGGCTACACCGACAGCGGTTACGGCGGGAACGGCTACGGGGGCTACGGCTACGGCGGCGAGGGCGGCTACGGCTACGGCGGCACCTTCACGCTGACCCAGAACGCGACGCTGACCGCGACCGCGGGCAATGTCTTCGGCGATGCCTCGCTGTTCGTCGCCAACGACGTGCTGCTCAGTGCCACCGGTAACATCGTGCTCGGCGATATCGGCGCCGGCAACGACGTCATCGCGACCGCGGGAGGCGCGCTCGAACTCGGCGCCGTCAGCGGCGGGCGGGACGTGCGCCTGGAGGGGGGCACCCTCGCCACCGGCGGCATCGACGCCGGGCGCGACCTCAGCCTGACCACGACCGCGAGCGGCATCACCGTCGGTGACCTGACCGCGGTCCGCGACCTCACCCTCGACGCCTTCGCCGACCTAAACGCCGGCAATGTCGGGGCCGGGCGTGACCTCGTGCTGGCCGGAGCGAATGTCACTGCGGTCAACGCAACCGCGGGCGGCGACGTCACCGCGACCGCACGGACCGGCACGCTGACCCTCGCCACGGTCAGCGCCGGCGACGATGCGCGGCTCGACGGCGTCACGCTGGCGCTCGGCCAGGTCACCGCGACCGGTCTCGGCAGCGACAGCGAGGCCGACGGCTTCAACATCGTCCTGACCGGCGGCACGATCGGCGCAAGCCAGCTGTCCGCCGCGACCGACATCGACGTTATCGGCACCGGCGCGGTCATCCTCGGGCAGGCCACCGCGGGCCAGGACGTAACCGTCGCGGGTGCGACCGTCGACGAGGCGCTGCAGCTCAGCGGCCGCGATGTCTCGGTGACTTCGGGCGGCGCGTTCACTGCGACCGCCGGGCTGAACGCGACGCGCGACCTCCATCTCACCGCCGGCACGACGCTCGACTACGCAACGCTGACCGCGGCGCGCGACCTGTTCCTGACCGGCGCATCCGTCACCGGCGGCAGCGCCACCGCGACCCGCGACCTGACCGTGATGGCGACGCTCGGCATCACCGGCGACCTCTTCCAGGCGGGCCGCAACCTGGTCCTCGACCCCAACCAGCCGATCGTCGCGGGCACCGCAATCGCCGGCGGCAACGCGACCCTGATCGGTTCGTCGATCGGCGTCGGCACGCTGACCGTGGGCGGCACGACCTTCGCCCAGGCGACCGCGGGCGGCATTTCGTTCGCCACCTTCCACGGCACCGGCGACGCGGTGCTGATCGCGACCGGCAAGGTCGATCTCGGCGATGTCACTGCGGCGGCCCTGCGCATCGTCGGCGGCGATCTCGACGTGCGCAACAGCCTCGTCGCCTCGACGCTGGCGGTCGAGACGCCCGGCAACATGATCATCGGCGGCACCGCTGGCCAGGGCGAGACCGGCTTCCGCCTCGCCGCCGCCGACATGGCGCGGCTCAAGGTCAGCGGCATCGCCAGCTTCTACGCGGGCGTTACCACCGCCGCGAACGACGGTCAGGTCGCGGACGGCAATCTGACCATCCAGGACTTCGGCTACAACCCCGCCGACCTGCCGCGGATCGCGTTCTTCGCCGATCGCAGCCACATCGTCGACGTCACCGGCCATGTCCTGCCGACGACCAACGGCGGCGCGGTCCAAATCGGCGACTCGAACGTCAACGGCCGCTTCCGCCCCGCGTCGATCTACGTCTCGGGCGGGCTGGGCAGCGCCGAGCTGGTCGCCAACTGCTTCGGCAAGATCGTCGGCCTGGCTTCGCTCTCGATGTTCGCGGTCAACGACATCATCTTCGGTGCCGCCGACTTCCGCGGCGTCATCCAGAGCACCGATGCCGGTGCGATCGACCTCGGGGCGGGCGCTCCGGGGGTGCCGGCTGGACCCGCCGACGACCGGCTGTTCGTGGTCTCGGCGCGCTTCAACGTCGACGCGGGCGGCAAGATCGTCTCGCAGAACACCGCGAGCCGCACGGGTGAGTACGCTGGCATGTTCATCACCGGCATCGGTGCCGCCGGGCAAACCGTCAGCGTCGGCAACGCCCGCGCCATCGACCTGTCGGGCAGCTTCGTCGACGGCACCAATGCCCTGCGCTCCGGGCCGACCGCCGCCAAGGACAACGAGCTCGGGCCGGGCGGCGTCAACGGCGGGGTCTTCCGTTTCAACGGCTGCATCGTCGGCGGCGGCGACTGCACCGGCCAGCCCGGCGCGAACCCGTCGGAGGCGCTGCGGATCGAAGCCTACCAGACGCCGCGACCGGTCGACATCACCGACGGCCCGCTGACCACGGTGTTGGTCATCGACCAGCAGCTTGACGGCCTTGATGTCCTGACCGTCGACAACGACGGAAACGTCATCGTCATCAAGAAGAAACCCGGACAGTAA
- a CDS encoding CoA transferase: protein MTRVPGPLDDLLIVDLSRVLAGPYATMVLGDLGARVIKVERPGLGDDSRHIGPFKASESGAEQSAYFASINRGKQSIALDLKIPADRTVFEALLARADVLVENYRPGVMARLGYGWEAVHARHPRLIYAAVSGFGQTGPDAHKAAYDMIVQAMGGIMSVTGHPGGPPTRVGTSVGDITAGLFTVVGIMAALHDRARTGTGQLVDVAMLDGQIAILENAVARYAVSGVAPGPLGARHPSITPFAAYACKNGHIVIAAGNDALWRALLRALKLPDGDPRFATNASRSEHADAVAALIEGALAAAPPEHWLPVLDAAGVPCGPLHDVAQALAHPQVVARNMAISTSFPDGSPLLAAGNPVKLSGHADPAVRPGAPELDADRAAIMAELGL, encoded by the coding sequence ATGACACGCGTTCCCGGCCCGCTCGACGACCTGCTGATCGTCGACCTGTCGCGCGTTCTCGCTGGCCCCTATGCGACGATGGTGCTCGGCGATCTCGGCGCCCGCGTGATCAAGGTCGAGCGTCCCGGCCTCGGCGACGACAGCCGCCACATCGGGCCGTTCAAGGCCTCGGAGTCAGGCGCGGAGCAATCCGCCTATTTCGCCAGCATCAACCGCGGCAAGCAGTCGATCGCGCTCGACCTCAAGATCCCCGCCGACCGGACAGTATTCGAGGCGCTGCTCGCCCGCGCCGACGTGCTCGTCGAGAACTATCGCCCGGGCGTGATGGCGCGCCTCGGCTACGGCTGGGAGGCGGTCCACGCCCGCCACCCGCGGCTGATCTATGCGGCAGTCAGCGGGTTCGGCCAGACCGGGCCGGACGCGCACAAAGCGGCGTACGACATGATCGTCCAGGCGATGGGCGGCATAATGTCGGTGACCGGGCACCCCGGCGGCCCGCCGACGCGGGTCGGCACGTCGGTCGGCGACATTACGGCGGGGCTGTTCACCGTTGTCGGGATCATGGCGGCGCTCCACGACCGGGCACGAACCGGAACGGGGCAACTGGTCGACGTGGCGATGCTCGACGGCCAGATCGCGATCCTCGAGAACGCCGTGGCACGCTATGCGGTCAGCGGCGTCGCGCCGGGACCACTCGGCGCGCGCCACCCGTCGATCACGCCGTTCGCCGCCTACGCCTGCAAGAACGGCCACATCGTCATCGCGGCCGGCAATGATGCGCTGTGGCGCGCCCTCCTCAGGGCACTCAAGCTTCCGGACGGCGACCCGCGCTTCGCCACCAACGCCAGCCGAAGCGAGCACGCCGACGCGGTCGCCGCGCTGATCGAGGGCGCGCTTGCCGCCGCTCCGCCCGAGCACTGGCTGCCAGTGCTCGATGCCGCGGGAGTACCGTGCGGGCCGCTCCACGATGTCGCGCAGGCGCTGGCGCACCCGCAGGTCGTGGCGCGCAACATGGCGATCTCGACGAGTTTTCCGGACGGCAGCCCGCTGCTCGCGGCGGGCAATCCGGTCAAGCTGTCGGGCCACGCGGACCCCGCCGTCCGCCCGGGCGCACCCGAGCTCGATGCGGACCGAGCGGCCATAATGGCGGAGTTGGGCCTGTGA
- the hisN gene encoding histidinol-phosphatase gives MNDREFAEALAETAGAAIRPYFRSATQVETKADASPVTAADRAAEAAMRSLIAEHRPDDGVIGEEYGEDRPDAERVWVLDPIDGTRAFIAGRPLFGTLIALMERGVPVLGVIDQPIARDRWIGGVGARTTLNGVPATTRTGRALGTAHLGTTSPHAFDTTDFARFEQLRAAVGDTIYGGDCYNYGLVASGHLDLVVEAWLKVYDWAALVPVVEGAGGVMRDWAGAALCLGSDGRVVAAGDAALADAALERLGV, from the coding sequence GTGAACGACCGCGAATTCGCCGAGGCGCTGGCCGAAACCGCAGGCGCGGCGATCCGCCCGTATTTCCGCAGCGCCACCCAGGTCGAGACCAAGGCCGACGCCTCCCCGGTCACCGCCGCCGACCGCGCCGCCGAGGCCGCGATGCGCTCGCTGATCGCCGAGCATCGCCCCGACGACGGCGTCATCGGCGAGGAATACGGCGAGGACCGCCCCGACGCCGAGCGCGTCTGGGTACTCGACCCGATCGACGGGACCCGCGCCTTCATCGCCGGGCGGCCGCTGTTCGGGACGCTGATCGCGCTGATGGAGCGCGGCGTGCCGGTGCTCGGCGTCATCGACCAGCCGATCGCGCGGGACCGCTGGATCGGCGGCGTCGGCGCCCGCACGACACTGAACGGGGTGCCTGCGACGACCCGCACTGGCCGGGCGCTGGGCACCGCGCATCTCGGCACGACCTCGCCGCATGCCTTCGATACCACCGATTTCGCGCGTTTCGAGCAGCTCCGCGCCGCTGTCGGCGACACCATCTACGGCGGTGACTGCTATAATTATGGGCTGGTCGCGAGCGGCCACCTCGACCTCGTGGTCGAAGCGTGGCTGAAGGTCTATGACTGGGCGGCGCTGGTCCCGGTCGTCGAGGGGGCGGGCGGCGTCATGCGCGACTGGGCGGGCGCGGCACTTTGCCTCGGCAGCGACGGGCGGGTAGTCGCGGCGGGCGATGCAGCCCTGGCGGACGCGGCACTGGAAAGGCTCGGGGTCTGA
- the aqpZ gene encoding aquaporin Z, which yields MMQRLTAEFIGTLWLVLGGCGSAVLAAAFPALGIGFAGVSLAFGLTVLTMAYAVGHVSGAHFNPAVSIGLWAGGRFPAKDLAPYIVAQVAGGIAGAGILYVIASGHTGFDLAGGFASNGYGEHSPGGYTLLACLVTEVVMTFGFLFVILGSTHGSAPKGFAPIAIGLCLTLIHLISIPVTNTSVNPARSLGPAIFVGGWALQQVWLFWLAPIIGALAAGAVYKFVGGAANPAPVDIVGGG from the coding sequence ATGATGCAGCGACTGACCGCGGAGTTTATCGGCACCTTGTGGCTGGTGCTCGGCGGCTGCGGCTCGGCGGTACTTGCCGCGGCCTTCCCGGCACTCGGCATCGGCTTCGCGGGCGTCTCGCTGGCATTCGGCCTGACGGTGCTGACCATGGCCTACGCCGTCGGCCACGTCTCCGGCGCCCACTTCAACCCTGCGGTGTCGATCGGCCTATGGGCCGGCGGGCGTTTCCCGGCGAAGGACCTGGCACCGTACATCGTCGCGCAGGTCGCTGGCGGCATCGCGGGCGCCGGCATCCTCTACGTCATCGCCAGCGGCCATACCGGCTTCGACCTTGCGGGCGGCTTCGCCTCGAACGGCTACGGCGAGCATTCGCCGGGCGGCTACACGCTGCTGGCCTGCCTGGTCACCGAGGTCGTGATGACGTTCGGTTTCCTGTTCGTCATTCTCGGCTCGACACACGGCAGTGCCCCCAAGGGCTTCGCGCCGATCGCCATCGGCCTGTGCCTGACGCTGATCCACCTGATCTCGATCCCGGTCACCAACACCAGCGTCAACCCGGCGCGCAGCCTCGGGCCGGCGATCTTCGTCGGCGGCTGGGCACTGCAGCAGGTCTGGCTGTTCTGGCTCGCCCCGATCATCGGCGCGCTGGCCGCCGGTGCGGTCTACAAGTTCGTGGGCGGCGCCGCCAACCCGGCCCCGGTCGACATCGTCGGCGGTGGCTGA
- the ahcY gene encoding adenosylhomocysteinase, which produces MATAPQTAFIDYVVTDIGLADYGRREIDIAETEMPGLMSLREEFGTTKPLTGARITGSLHMTIQTAVLIETLTALGAEVRWATCNIYSTQDHAAAAIAATGVPVFAIKGESLADYWDYVGNIFDWGDATANMILDDGGDATMFALWGAKLEAGATMPEPENEEEVEMQRALKAFIARRPGYLTETVKNIKGVSEETTTGVHRLYAIAKKGELPFPAINVNDSVTKSKFDNLYGCKESLVDAIRRGTDVMLAGKVATVAGFGDVGKGSAQSLRNGGARVLVTEVDPICALQAAMEGFEVVTMEEAVTRADIFVTATGNADVITAEHMAGMKNMAIVCNIGHFDSEIQIAALSNYKWTEVKPQVDLVEFPDGKQIIILSKGRLVNLGNATGHPSFVMSASFTNQTLAQIELFTKPEEYENDVYVLPKHLDEKVAALHLDKLGVKLTKLTPQQAGYIGVPVEGPFKPDHYRY; this is translated from the coding sequence ATGGCCACCGCCCCCCAGACCGCCTTCATCGACTATGTCGTCACCGACATCGGCCTCGCCGACTACGGCCGCCGCGAGATCGACATCGCCGAGACCGAGATGCCCGGCCTGATGTCGCTGCGCGAGGAGTTCGGCACGACCAAGCCGCTGACCGGCGCGCGCATCACCGGCTCGCTGCACATGACGATCCAGACCGCCGTGCTGATCGAGACGCTGACCGCGCTCGGGGCCGAAGTGCGCTGGGCGACGTGCAACATCTACTCGACCCAGGACCACGCCGCCGCCGCGATCGCGGCCACCGGCGTGCCCGTGTTCGCGATCAAGGGCGAGAGCCTCGCGGACTATTGGGACTATGTCGGCAACATCTTCGACTGGGGCGATGCCACCGCCAACATGATCCTCGACGACGGCGGCGACGCCACGATGTTCGCATTGTGGGGCGCCAAGCTCGAGGCCGGCGCGACGATGCCCGAGCCCGAGAACGAGGAAGAGGTCGAGATGCAGCGCGCGCTGAAGGCGTTCATCGCCCGCCGCCCCGGCTACCTCACCGAGACCGTCAAGAACATCAAGGGCGTGTCGGAGGAGACCACCACCGGCGTTCACCGCCTGTACGCGATCGCCAAGAAGGGCGAGCTGCCGTTCCCCGCGATCAACGTCAACGACAGCGTCACCAAATCGAAGTTCGACAACCTGTACGGCTGCAAGGAGTCGCTGGTCGACGCCATCCGCCGCGGCACCGACGTCATGCTCGCCGGCAAGGTAGCGACCGTCGCCGGCTTCGGCGACGTCGGCAAGGGTTCGGCCCAGAGCCTGCGCAACGGCGGCGCCCGCGTCCTGGTCACCGAAGTCGACCCGATCTGCGCGCTGCAGGCGGCGATGGAGGGCTTCGAGGTCGTCACCATGGAGGAGGCGGTCACCCGCGCCGACATCTTCGTCACCGCAACCGGCAACGCCGACGTCATCACCGCCGAGCACATGGCGGGCATGAAGAACATGGCGATCGTCTGCAACATCGGCCACTTCGACAGCGAGATCCAGATCGCCGCGCTGTCGAACTACAAGTGGACCGAAGTGAAGCCGCAGGTCGACCTCGTCGAGTTCCCGGACGGCAAGCAGATCATCATTCTGTCGAAGGGCCGCCTGGTCAATCTCGGCAACGCCACCGGCCACCCCAGCTTCGTGATGTCGGCCAGCTTCACCAACCAGACGCTGGCGCAGATCGAGCTGTTCACCAAGCCCGAGGAGTATGAGAACGACGTCTACGTTCTTCCCAAGCATCTCGACGAGAAGGTCGCCGCGCTCCACCTCGACAAGCTCGGCGTCAAGCTGACCAAGCTGACGCCGCAGCAGGCCGGCTACATCGGCGTGCCGGTCGAGGGGCCGTTCAAGCCGGACCACTACCGGTACTAG
- a CDS encoding type II toxin-antitoxin system VapC family toxin — protein sequence MVVDTSALIAMLQREDGHAAIGEALAAEKFILPAPALVEFWRVARRGNRMPVALIDDFLAVILSTGSVAPFLEDHARAASIAAEHYGSGNGKGGPLNLLDLMVYGVAKVTRLPILFTGMDFPSTDAALHPASRVG from the coding sequence ATGGTGGTCGATACCTCCGCACTCATCGCCATGCTGCAGCGTGAGGACGGGCACGCTGCGATCGGTGAGGCCCTCGCTGCCGAGAAATTCATCCTGCCAGCCCCGGCTCTCGTCGAGTTCTGGCGGGTCGCGCGACGTGGCAATCGCATGCCGGTCGCGCTGATCGACGACTTCCTTGCTGTTATCTTGTCTACCGGGAGCGTCGCGCCGTTTCTCGAAGACCATGCGCGCGCCGCATCAATCGCGGCTGAACACTATGGCTCCGGCAACGGCAAGGGCGGCCCCCTCAATCTCCTCGACCTGATGGTCTATGGCGTCGCCAAGGTCACCAGGCTGCCGATTCTGTTTACGGGCATGGACTTCCCCTCGACCGACGCAGCGCTCCACCCCGCCAGCCGCGTCGGATGA